The genome window TATAGTTAATCAGAGCGACGAAGAAACTGATGAAAAATTGGTATCAGAAAGGAGCATTAATTAATGAGCAGCTTAATTGTTGTCCATCCCCGTTTTGACGGCGTTTGGCCCTTTGCAGCAGATCACTTCCACACATTGTGGCAGGCACAAGGAGATGTCGAATTCATACGCCTCGAACCCAGCGAGGAGCGAAACCTCGGCGAGATTGTCTCAAACCCCGCTGAAATCAAACGGCTTGCATCTCTCAGCGTACCCGTGACGTTGGAGTGTCTGCAGCGTCTTACGGGGCTAGAGGAGGCGACCTTCCAAGGTAGCTACGGTAGTAGCGTATCAGAGGGACCGATTCAGGAACATATCCAGCAGGCAGGAATCACGCTTTATAATCATCCGACCGAGGGATTTTGGGGCCAAACTGTGTCGGAATACGCTCTTGCGTTGACGCTGTGCGGATTGCGTCGTATCCCACAACTACATCGTGCGATTCTTAGCAGCTTAGTGCCTTGGGATTACGAAGCACCCAACGGCATGGGTACTCCCGGGGGGCGTGGACACCAATTTGGCGATGACCCGAACTTTACCAGCGGCACAATTGCAGGAAAACGGGTGCGTATCGTCGGTGCTGGAAACATTAGCAGTCGCTATGCCAGTTTTGTTCACATGCTGGGTGCGGATGTAGCGGTTTGGGATCCGTATGCCAGTGAACCCTGTTTTCATCGCGCAGGTTCTCGGAAGGAATGGCACCTTTCTGAACTAGTTAAAGACGCTGAAATCTTCGCGCCGATGGTGCCTCTGTTAGAATCAACGCGGGGCATCGTTACTGCAGAACATATCAACGCGCTACCGAAAGGCTGTTTAGTAGTTCTGGCAACGCGTGCAGGGATTTGCGATATGGAGGCAGTACGGAAGCGGGTTCTTGCTGACGAATTAAGCCTTGCTGCCGATGTTTGGGATGTCGAACCGCTTCCGTTAGACGATCCGCTTCTGGGGCGACATAACGTCGTCCACACACCCCATAACGCCGGACGGACCATTGACGCCAACCAAGCATGGGCGGAGAAATTAGTGGTGCAATTTAAGCCACAGTAGCCCAATTCACGAACAACACTGTATGCCAAAA of Candidatus Poribacteria bacterium contains these proteins:
- a CDS encoding hydroxyacid dehydrogenase translates to MSSLIVVHPRFDGVWPFAADHFHTLWQAQGDVEFIRLEPSEERNLGEIVSNPAEIKRLASLSVPVTLECLQRLTGLEEATFQGSYGSSVSEGPIQEHIQQAGITLYNHPTEGFWGQTVSEYALALTLCGLRRIPQLHRAILSSLVPWDYEAPNGMGTPGGRGHQFGDDPNFTSGTIAGKRVRIVGAGNISSRYASFVHMLGADVAVWDPYASEPCFHRAGSRKEWHLSELVKDAEIFAPMVPLLESTRGIVTAEHINALPKGCLVVLATRAGICDMEAVRKRVLADELSLAADVWDVEPLPLDDPLLGRHNVVHTPHNAGRTIDANQAWAEKLVVQFKPQ